A region of Poecile atricapillus isolate bPoeAtr1 chromosome 24, bPoeAtr1.hap1, whole genome shotgun sequence DNA encodes the following proteins:
- the ATP5IF1 gene encoding ATPase inhibitor, mitochondrial, with translation MAAVAAVAARGGLRGALLAQQQRWSSGSGADQLGELGKGAGKGGGGGGSIREAGGAFGKKQAAEEERYFREKEREQLSALRKHHEEEIHHHQKEIERLQKEIERHKHKIKQLKDD, from the exons ATGGCGGCCgtggcggcggtggcggcgcgGGGCGGCCTGCGTGGGGCTCTGCTGGCGCAGCAGCAGCGCTGGAGCTCGGGATCGGGCGCCGACCAG CTGGGCGAGCTGGGGAAAGGCGCTGGGaagggcggcggcggcggcggttccATCCGGGAGGCCGGCGGCGCCTTCGGGAAGAAGCAGGCGGCCGAGGAGGAGCGGTACTTCAG GGAAAAGGAGCGGGAGCAGCTCTCTGCCTTACGGAAACACCACGAGGAAGAGatccaccaccaccaaaaagaGATTGAGCGTCTGCAGAAAGAAATCGAGCGCCATAAGCATAAGATCAAGCAGCTTAAAGATGACTAA